The following proteins are encoded in a genomic region of Burkholderia gladioli:
- a CDS encoding TetR/AcrR family transcriptional regulator, translated as MAGVRQFDEGEMLDKALALFWKKGYADTSMQELAAATGVQRGSLYNAYQDKETLFLRVFEVYAARFLEGARRTLEAPRLDQALEAFFAYVIASMTTGTPTRGCLSTKTAVAGDRIDEPIRQALAAMLDRFEAVLAARLAQPDPELEPSVPAKEAAALIITFTRGIVVIERVYQEPRRLHDNARTLVAMLVRPRRAAAAPA; from the coding sequence ATGGCCGGCGTAAGACAGTTCGACGAGGGCGAGATGCTCGACAAGGCGCTCGCCCTGTTCTGGAAGAAGGGCTATGCGGATACCTCGATGCAGGAGTTGGCGGCCGCCACCGGCGTGCAGCGGGGCTCGCTCTACAACGCCTACCAGGACAAGGAAACGCTGTTCCTGCGCGTGTTCGAGGTCTATGCGGCACGCTTCCTGGAAGGCGCGCGACGCACGCTCGAGGCGCCGCGCCTCGACCAGGCGCTCGAGGCCTTCTTCGCCTACGTGATCGCCTCGATGACCACCGGCACGCCCACCCGCGGCTGCCTGTCGACCAAGACCGCGGTGGCCGGCGATCGCATCGACGAGCCGATCCGGCAGGCGCTGGCGGCCATGCTGGACCGTTTCGAGGCGGTGCTGGCGGCGCGCCTGGCGCAGCCCGACCCGGAGCTGGAGCCGAGCGTGCCCGCGAAGGAAGCGGCGGCGCTGATCATCACCTTCACGCGCGGCATCGTCGTGATCGAGCGCGTCTACCAGGAGCCGCGGCGCCTGCATGACAATGCGCGCACGCTGGTGGCGATGCTGGTGCGCCCGCGTCGAGCAGCGGCGGCGCCGGCCTGA